A genomic window from Candidatus Kouleothrix ribensis includes:
- a CDS encoding cyclic-di-AMP receptor, with protein sequence MKLVLAVVQRQDAGELLEALTAQGLRVTRISSEGGFLREGNVTLLIAVEAHQLDALLQSVREHCYTRTRYVSPLPPVAESGEFYPPSPVEVQVGGATVFVLHAADVARL encoded by the coding sequence ATGAAACTCGTGCTTGCAGTCGTGCAGCGCCAGGATGCTGGCGAGCTACTCGAAGCCTTAACCGCCCAGGGCCTGCGGGTCACGCGCATTAGCAGCGAGGGCGGCTTCCTACGCGAGGGCAACGTAACACTGCTGATCGCCGTCGAGGCGCACCAGCTCGATGCGCTGCTTCAGAGCGTGCGCGAGCACTGTTACACCCGCACGCGCTATGTCTCGCCACTGCCGCCGGTGGCTGAGTCCGGCGAGTTCTACCCGCCATCACCAGTCGAGGTGCAGGTGGGCGGCGCGACAGTGTTTGTGCTGCATGCCGCCGACGTCGCCCGGCTCTAG
- the tmk gene encoding dTMP kinase — protein sequence MSLFVTFEGPEGSGKSTQARLLYGYLNARGYPVILVREPGGTRIGDLIRRIVLDLQHTEMADTTEMLLFSAARAQLVNQVIRPYLNQGGIVLCDRYADSTYAYQGYGLGRDLDELHTITAIATGGLLPDLTIYLDLTADEGLERKRRKRQETAEQSHKGALTPLNLPSELPRPGATDTRAGQIEWNRLDAREVAYHRRVAEGYGKLIAQEPERWHSFDARLPVDALASQVALSLEPWLEHIQLIAASSPKPQ from the coding sequence ATGAGCCTGTTTGTCACATTTGAAGGACCCGAGGGTAGCGGCAAGAGCACGCAAGCACGGCTGCTCTATGGCTACCTGAACGCGCGCGGCTACCCGGTGATCCTGGTGCGCGAGCCGGGCGGCACACGCATCGGCGACCTGATCCGCCGGATCGTGTTGGATCTCCAGCACACCGAGATGGCCGACACCACCGAGATGCTGCTGTTCTCGGCCGCGCGCGCCCAGCTGGTCAACCAGGTGATCCGCCCCTACCTCAACCAGGGCGGGATCGTGCTGTGCGACCGCTACGCCGACTCGACCTACGCCTACCAGGGCTATGGGCTTGGCCGCGATCTCGATGAGCTGCACACGATTACGGCCATCGCCACCGGCGGGCTGCTGCCCGATCTGACGATCTATCTCGACTTGACCGCCGACGAGGGCCTCGAGCGCAAGCGCCGCAAGCGCCAGGAGACGGCCGAGCAGAGCCATAAGGGCGCGCTGACGCCGCTGAATCTGCCATCTGAGCTGCCGCGCCCCGGTGCAACCGACACGCGCGCCGGCCAGATCGAGTGGAATCGCCTCGACGCACGCGAGGTCGCGTATCACCGGCGCGTGGCCGAGGGTTATGGTAAGCTGATTGCGCAGGAGCCTGAGCGCTGGCATTCGTTCGACGCGCGCCTGCCGGTCGATGCGCTTGCCAGCCAGGTGGCGCTGTCGCTCGAGCCATGGCTCGAGCATATTCAGCTGATCGCGGCCAGCTCGCCTAAACCGCAGTAG
- a CDS encoding zinc ribbon domain-containing protein has protein sequence MRTELSARAHIAALDNSHESARIDLSTPATNRRDCGFLPAHNRARQGADALDIRALITNAIPILTIVGWALGAYIVLLWAASVLWTYRDIHSRSDDVVVQVLAVSLALLLPFAGVVLHMILRPRQTLTEKYERSLEEEYLRRDLEEKYVCPHCQRGIEPDFVVCPHCHTALRRRCGACSHVVDLTWSICPYCGDAGAANPPAPTYRRQRSPDPAELIER, from the coding sequence ATGCGAACCGAGCTATCAGCTCGCGCTCACATCGCGGCACTTGACAATTCCCACGAGTCGGCGAGAATAGACCTATCGACACCTGCGACCAACCGGCGCGACTGTGGGTTTCTGCCGGCACATAATCGAGCTAGGCAAGGAGCTGATGCCTTGGATATTCGGGCGCTGATCACAAATGCCATCCCTATTCTGACAATTGTCGGCTGGGCGCTTGGCGCATATATTGTGCTGCTCTGGGCCGCCTCGGTGCTCTGGACATACCGCGACATCCACTCGCGTAGCGATGATGTGGTGGTACAGGTGCTGGCAGTGTCGCTTGCGCTGCTGCTGCCGTTCGCCGGTGTGGTGCTGCATATGATTCTGCGGCCGCGCCAGACGCTCACCGAAAAGTACGAGCGCTCGCTCGAAGAAGAGTATCTGCGGCGCGACCTCGAGGAGAAATATGTCTGCCCACACTGCCAGCGCGGCATCGAGCCCGACTTCGTGGTCTGCCCGCACTGCCATACGGCGCTGCGCCGCCGCTGCGGTGCTTGCTCGCACGTCGTTGATCTGACTTGGTCGATCTGCCCGTACTGTGGCGATGCCGGCGCGGCCAATCCGCCCGCGCCTACCTACCGCCGCCAGCGCAGCCCCGATCCGGCCGAGCTGATCGAACGATAA
- the ruvX gene encoding Holliday junction resolvase RuvX, whose amino-acid sequence MPHEPGRVMALDVGGRRIGVALSDTTRVLASPLTTVRAEPRARALAELSKLVRDYEVAELVVGLPLTLSGEVGPQAMLVRVFAEQLQSALGIPMQLFDERLTTVAAERMMIDLGMKPEQRKARIDEVAASIILQDFLDSIRDRS is encoded by the coding sequence ATGCCGCACGAGCCGGGCCGGGTGATGGCGCTCGACGTGGGCGGGCGCCGGATTGGCGTGGCGCTGAGCGATACCACGCGCGTGCTCGCGTCGCCGCTGACGACGGTGCGCGCCGAGCCGCGTGCGCGTGCCTTGGCCGAATTGTCGAAGCTGGTGCGCGATTACGAGGTGGCCGAGCTGGTGGTGGGGCTGCCGCTGACGCTCAGCGGCGAGGTTGGCCCGCAGGCCATGCTGGTGCGCGTGTTCGCCGAGCAGCTCCAGAGCGCGCTCGGCATACCCATGCAGCTATTCGACGAGCGGCTGACGACGGTGGCGGCCGAGCGTATGATGATCGACCTGGGTATGAAACCCGAGCAGCGCAAGGCGCGCATCGACGAGGTCGCCGCCTCGATTATTCTGCAAGATTTCCTCGACTCGATCCGCGATAGGAGTTAG
- the rpsA gene encoding 30S ribosomal protein S1 produces MEEQERATADKHVDLASGHANGTPHDLSAEEAEDRALMEQFLLNPAHDYRNLQYGDTVDGTIMRVDRDEILVDIGSKAEGVVPAREMQSLTSDDRAALRPGDELLVFVVQTEDKEGRAVLSVDKARQEKSWRRLQQSFESSEVIEAKVINYNKGGLLVNLDGVRGFVPSSQVSGISRGPETQKQSDMAKLVGSSMPLKVIEINRNRNRLILSERQAVQEVREGRKDELLTALKEGDVRTGVVTSIADFGAFVDIGGADGLVHLSELSWSRVKHPSEVLKPGDRVKVYILSVDHDRKRIALSIKRTQSEPWSTVNERYQLGQIIEGTITQLASFGAFARIEDGVEGLIHVSEMGDGRIQHPRDAVQEGDVIKARIIRIDPARKRMGLSMRQPNDSGDAGTPAPSDEPE; encoded by the coding sequence ATGGAAGAGCAAGAACGAGCTACAGCCGACAAGCACGTCGATCTCGCATCCGGCCACGCCAACGGAACGCCCCACGATCTTTCAGCTGAAGAGGCAGAAGATCGCGCATTGATGGAGCAGTTCCTCCTCAACCCCGCGCACGATTACCGTAATCTCCAGTATGGCGACACCGTCGACGGAACGATTATGCGCGTCGACCGAGATGAGATCCTGGTCGATATCGGTTCAAAGGCCGAAGGGGTTGTGCCCGCGCGCGAAATGCAGTCGCTTACCTCGGACGATCGGGCGGCGTTGCGGCCCGGCGATGAGCTGCTGGTCTTCGTAGTTCAGACCGAAGACAAAGAAGGGCGCGCGGTGCTCTCGGTAGACAAGGCGCGCCAGGAAAAGAGCTGGCGACGGCTCCAGCAGAGCTTCGAGAGCAGCGAAGTGATCGAGGCCAAGGTCATCAACTACAACAAGGGCGGGCTGCTTGTGAATCTCGACGGCGTGCGCGGGTTCGTGCCGTCGTCGCAGGTGAGCGGGATCAGCCGCGGGCCCGAGACGCAGAAGCAGAGCGACATGGCCAAGCTGGTCGGCAGCTCGATGCCGCTCAAAGTGATCGAGATCAACCGCAACCGCAACCGGCTCATCCTGTCTGAGCGCCAGGCCGTGCAAGAGGTGCGCGAAGGCCGCAAGGACGAATTGCTCACCGCGCTGAAGGAGGGCGATGTCCGCACAGGCGTCGTCACCTCGATCGCCGATTTTGGCGCATTTGTCGACATCGGCGGCGCCGACGGGCTCGTTCACCTGTCGGAGCTGTCGTGGAGCCGCGTGAAACACCCCAGCGAAGTGCTCAAACCCGGCGATAGAGTCAAGGTCTACATCCTGAGTGTCGACCACGACCGCAAGCGGATTGCGCTGTCGATCAAGCGAACCCAGAGCGAACCCTGGTCGACCGTCAACGAACGCTACCAGCTCGGCCAGATCATCGAAGGAACGATCACCCAACTGGCGTCGTTCGGCGCATTTGCACGCATCGAAGACGGTGTCGAAGGCCTCATTCACGTCTCCGAGATGGGCGATGGGCGCATCCAACATCCACGCGATGCCGTACAAGAGGGTGATGTGATCAAGGCGCGGATCATCCGGATCGACCCGGCGCGCAAGCGCATGGGCCTGAGCATGCGCCAGCCCAACGATAGCGGCGACGCAGGCACACCCGCGCCCAGCGACGAACCGGAGTAG
- a CDS encoding AAA family ATPase, which produces MTDPRAITSNIDLLLDTLPLHIRQSIEDASDDKENLLEIIIDLGRLPEARYRGRERFLSDREIVQVDIDYVIQRIGAFGEDNRAGIPRTLHRISAIRNRSGKVIGLTCRVGRAVLGTITIIRDLVESGQSLLLLGKPGVGKTTMLRETARVVAEDLRKRVVIVDTSNEIAGDGDIPHPGIGRARRMQVPRPAEQHAVMIEAVENHMPEVIVIDEIGTELEALAARTIAERGVQLIGTAHGNTLDNLMSNPTLSDLIGGIQAVTLGDEEARRRGTQKTVLERKAPPTFDVLVEIQSWDRVSVYSDVASAVDSLLRGEEPQAELRSRDADGQVQIAQASPPPPRDGGDHGTYGGRRNDSWQRERNGSRNRPERRIGPSAAQPGSAPSQQRIYPFGVSRDRLDRAIANLRVPAMIVRDMNEATMVMTLKSYYRQGSDRMRHAEDRGVPVYVLRNNTITQMERQLADVFQINAGDDDEHLAVPPAPAAARRPNGDGKQVTDAIMEAEQAITRVINGERSAVELTPRESYVRRLQHQLAERYNVNSESRGREPNRRVKIYRS; this is translated from the coding sequence ATGACAGATCCACGCGCGATCACGAGTAATATCGATCTGCTGCTCGATACGCTACCACTGCACATCCGCCAGTCCATCGAAGATGCCTCCGACGATAAGGAAAATCTGCTCGAGATCATCATAGACCTCGGGCGCCTGCCCGAGGCGCGCTACCGCGGCCGCGAGCGCTTTCTAAGCGACCGCGAGATCGTCCAGGTCGATATCGATTATGTCATCCAGCGGATCGGTGCGTTCGGCGAAGACAACCGCGCCGGCATCCCGCGCACGCTGCACCGCATCTCGGCCATTCGCAACCGCAGCGGCAAGGTGATCGGCCTGACCTGCCGCGTCGGCCGCGCGGTGCTCGGCACGATCACGATCATCCGCGACCTAGTCGAGTCTGGCCAGAGCCTGCTGCTGCTGGGTAAGCCGGGCGTAGGCAAGACGACCATGCTGCGCGAGACGGCGCGCGTGGTGGCCGAGGATCTGCGCAAACGCGTGGTGATCGTCGACACCTCGAACGAGATCGCTGGCGACGGCGACATCCCGCACCCCGGCATCGGCCGCGCACGCCGCATGCAGGTGCCGCGCCCGGCCGAGCAGCACGCCGTGATGATCGAGGCAGTCGAAAACCATATGCCCGAGGTGATTGTGATCGACGAGATCGGCACCGAGCTCGAGGCCCTGGCCGCGCGCACGATCGCCGAGCGCGGCGTGCAGCTGATTGGCACCGCCCACGGCAACACGCTCGATAATCTTATGTCGAACCCAACCCTCTCAGATCTGATTGGCGGCATCCAGGCTGTGACACTTGGCGACGAAGAGGCGCGCCGGCGCGGCACCCAGAAGACTGTGCTCGAGCGCAAGGCCCCGCCAACCTTCGATGTGCTGGTCGAGATCCAGAGCTGGGATCGTGTCTCGGTGTACAGCGATGTGGCCAGCGCGGTCGATAGCCTGCTGCGCGGCGAGGAGCCGCAGGCCGAGCTGCGCTCGCGCGATGCCGATGGCCAGGTGCAGATCGCGCAGGCCAGCCCGCCACCCCCGCGCGACGGCGGCGATCATGGCACGTACGGCGGGCGCCGCAACGATAGCTGGCAGCGCGAGCGTAACGGTAGCCGCAATCGCCCCGAGCGCCGGATCGGCCCAAGCGCGGCACAGCCCGGCAGCGCGCCCAGCCAGCAGCGCATCTACCCATTCGGCGTCAGCCGCGATCGGCTCGACCGCGCAATCGCCAACCTGCGCGTGCCGGCCATGATCGTGCGCGACATGAATGAGGCCACCATGGTGATGACGCTCAAGAGCTACTATCGCCAGGGATCCGACCGCATGCGCCACGCCGAGGATCGCGGCGTGCCGGTGTATGTGCTGCGTAACAACACCATCACCCAGATGGAGCGCCAGCTCGCCGATGTATTCCAGATCAATGCCGGCGACGACGACGAACACCTGGCTGTGCCGCCGGCCCCGGCCGCCGCACGCCGCCCGAACGGCGACGGCAAGCAGGTGACCGACGCGATCATGGAGGCCGAGCAGGCGATCACCCGCGTGATCAACGGCGAGCGCAGCGCCGTCGAGCTGACGCCGCGCGAAAGCTATGTGCGCCGGTTGCAGCATCAGCTCGCCGAGCGGTATAATGTCAACTCCGAAAGCCGCGGCCGCGAACCAAATCGCCGCGTGAAGATCTACCGCAGTTAA
- a CDS encoding P1 family peptidase, translating into MAASITDVPGILVGHAHDLDALTGCTVVLTPEGAVGGVDVRGGGPGTRETDLLDPTALVSVVHAIALCGGSALGLAAASGVAEWLREHAIGYDAGIAKIPIVPAAVIFDLLIGRADRWADAALGRAACAAARAAVEEGCVGVGAGAAVGKLLGAAGAMKSGIGSWSETLPDGTIIGALAVCNAWGDVYEETSGRILAGTRDPHSGRLAHAMRMLRTPQYQAGMQMVMAAQNTTLAVVATNAQLTKAEATKLAQMAQDALARTIRPVHTPFDGDTVFALATGRHAALPMPILGSIAADVLARAIERCATCATALGGLPAARDIGAEH; encoded by the coding sequence ATGGCTGCTTCGATCACCGATGTGCCTGGCATACTGGTGGGCCATGCCCACGATCTCGACGCGCTGACCGGCTGCACGGTTGTGCTGACGCCCGAGGGCGCGGTGGGGGGCGTGGATGTGCGCGGCGGCGGCCCCGGCACCCGCGAGACCGACCTGCTCGACCCGACCGCGCTGGTGTCGGTGGTACACGCGATTGCGCTATGCGGCGGCAGCGCGCTGGGGCTGGCGGCGGCCAGTGGCGTGGCCGAGTGGCTGCGCGAACACGCGATCGGCTACGACGCCGGCATCGCGAAGATCCCAATCGTGCCGGCCGCCGTGATCTTCGACTTGCTGATTGGCCGGGCCGACCGCTGGGCCGATGCGGCGCTGGGGCGCGCGGCCTGCGCGGCGGCGCGTGCGGCGGTAGAGGAAGGCTGTGTCGGCGTTGGCGCTGGCGCGGCGGTTGGCAAGCTGCTGGGCGCGGCCGGCGCCATGAAGAGCGGCATCGGCAGCTGGAGCGAAACGCTGCCCGATGGCACGATCATCGGCGCGCTGGCGGTGTGCAATGCCTGGGGCGATGTCTACGAAGAGACAAGCGGGCGCATTCTGGCCGGCACGCGCGACCCGCACAGCGGCAGGCTGGCGCATGCAATGCGCATGCTGCGCACCCCGCAATACCAGGCCGGCATGCAGATGGTGATGGCCGCGCAGAACACCACGCTGGCGGTGGTGGCCACCAACGCGCAGCTGACCAAGGCCGAGGCGACCAAGCTGGCGCAGATGGCACAAGACGCGCTGGCACGCACGATCAGGCCGGTTCACACCCCCTTCGACGGCGACACGGTGTTTGCGCTGGCCACCGGCCGGCATGCCGCACTGCCCATGCCGATCCTCGGGTCGATCGCCGCCGATGTGCTGGCGCGCGCGATCGAGCGCTGTGCCACCTGCGCAACTGCGCTGGGCGGGCTACCCGCCGCGCGCGATATAGGCGCCGAGCACTAG
- the alaS gene encoding alanine--tRNA ligase — protein sequence MNTVSSADIRQTYLKFFEARGHTIVPSASLIPGNDPTLLFTNSGMVQFKDSFLGLEQRAYQRAVTAQKCMRVSGKHNDLEEVGPSPRHQTFFEMLGNFSFGDYFKREAISMAWELLTQEFALPVERLWFTVFAGNQRVPADDEAAQLWIAAGADPSRVLRFGEKDNFWVMGDTGPCGPCSEITVYLGDDLSKMRAAGVNSDDPDYVEIWNNVFMQFDRATMQPLPRPSVDTGMGLERMAMVLQGVRSNYDTDVFLPIIERTIALLGSDVAHYQAHFAPYRAVADHSRAVAFLIADGVLPGNTGRSYVLRRILRRAAYQGRTIGFERPFLAEVIETVIAQMGLAYPELRQRQQFILEATDAEERQFLRTLTGGITRLGAVIGQVRASGSAVIPGEDAFTLKDTYGFPLDLTQKIAAEQGLAVDEGGYTQAMAEQRARSRAATQFKRGAEAEVWAEIDLPATTFEGYQHYAASGRVLALVCGGDSVSQAVAGQPVQLVLDRTPFYAESGGQVGDTGVIDAPGGRVLVRDTQRPVPGLIVHYGTVEHGLIGVNDMVDARVDAARRREIMRNHTATHLLHRALHDLLGEHATQAGSLVAPERLRFDFTHNRQVTPEQQRELERRINAWVRADTAVEWEVTDYQAALDRGAMALFGEKYGDRVRMVTVGCAEQEPRARDQELEHASSPPDPQLLTAGVMCSRELCGGTHVARTGEIGFFRIVSESSVAGGVRRIEALTGVGAEAWVDAQATTLRDLAGRLGVPPAGALDRLDALLGELKQRQGELEALRAQSARGALESMLGQVQHHNGLAYLAARVEAPDATHLREMGDWLRDKIGSGVVVLGALVGEKPQILAVVTPDLVKRGLHAGTMVKALAQLMGGGGGGRPDMAQAGGRDAGKLDEALAQVGRLVAEQITK from the coding sequence ATGAATACGGTTTCGAGCGCAGATATTCGCCAAACGTATCTGAAGTTCTTCGAGGCGCGCGGCCATACGATCGTGCCAAGCGCGTCGCTGATTCCCGGCAATGATCCAACCTTGCTGTTTACCAATTCGGGTATGGTGCAGTTCAAAGATAGCTTTCTGGGCCTCGAGCAGCGCGCATACCAGCGTGCTGTCACTGCGCAAAAGTGTATGCGCGTGTCGGGCAAGCACAACGACCTCGAGGAAGTCGGCCCTTCGCCACGCCACCAGACCTTCTTCGAGATGCTTGGCAACTTCTCGTTTGGCGACTACTTCAAGCGTGAGGCGATCAGCATGGCCTGGGAGCTGCTGACGCAAGAGTTCGCGCTGCCGGTCGAGCGCTTATGGTTTACAGTCTTTGCCGGCAACCAGCGTGTGCCGGCCGACGACGAGGCCGCGCAGCTGTGGATCGCGGCCGGCGCCGACCCGAGCCGTGTGCTGCGCTTTGGCGAAAAAGATAACTTCTGGGTGATGGGCGACACCGGCCCATGCGGCCCGTGCTCCGAGATTACCGTGTACCTGGGCGACGACCTGAGCAAAATGCGCGCGGCCGGTGTGAATAGCGACGACCCCGATTATGTCGAGATCTGGAATAATGTGTTCATGCAGTTCGACCGCGCGACCATGCAGCCGCTGCCGCGGCCCTCGGTCGATACCGGTATGGGCCTCGAGCGCATGGCCATGGTGCTGCAGGGCGTGCGCTCGAACTACGACACCGACGTATTTCTGCCGATCATCGAGCGCACGATCGCGCTGCTTGGCAGCGACGTGGCGCACTACCAGGCGCATTTCGCGCCCTACCGCGCCGTGGCCGATCACAGCCGCGCGGTGGCGTTTCTGATCGCCGACGGCGTGCTGCCCGGCAATACCGGCCGCTCGTATGTGCTGCGCCGTATTCTACGCCGCGCGGCCTACCAGGGCCGTACGATCGGCTTCGAGCGGCCGTTCCTGGCCGAGGTGATCGAGACGGTGATCGCGCAGATGGGCCTGGCTTACCCCGAGCTACGCCAGCGCCAGCAGTTCATCCTCGAGGCTACCGATGCCGAGGAGCGCCAGTTCCTGCGTACGCTGACCGGCGGAATTACACGCCTCGGCGCGGTGATCGGCCAGGTACGCGCCAGTGGTAGCGCGGTGATTCCAGGCGAAGATGCCTTTACGCTCAAGGATACCTATGGCTTTCCGCTCGACCTGACCCAGAAGATCGCCGCTGAGCAGGGCCTGGCGGTCGATGAGGGCGGCTATACCCAGGCGATGGCCGAGCAGCGCGCGCGTAGCCGGGCGGCCACCCAGTTCAAGCGCGGCGCCGAGGCCGAGGTGTGGGCCGAGATCGACCTGCCCGCGACAACCTTCGAGGGCTACCAGCACTATGCCGCCAGCGGGCGCGTGCTGGCACTGGTGTGCGGCGGCGACTCGGTCAGCCAGGCGGTTGCAGGGCAGCCGGTGCAGCTCGTGCTCGATCGCACGCCGTTCTATGCCGAGAGCGGTGGCCAGGTTGGCGATACCGGCGTGATCGATGCGCCGGGCGGCCGCGTGCTGGTGCGCGATACCCAGCGGCCAGTGCCAGGCCTGATCGTCCACTACGGCACAGTCGAGCATGGCCTGATCGGCGTGAACGACATGGTCGATGCCCGCGTCGATGCCGCGCGCCGCCGCGAGATCATGCGCAACCACACCGCCACGCACCTGCTACACCGGGCGCTGCACGATCTGCTGGGCGAACATGCCACGCAGGCCGGCTCGCTGGTGGCACCTGAGCGGCTACGCTTCGACTTCACACATAATCGCCAGGTGACGCCTGAACAGCAGCGTGAGCTCGAGCGGCGTATCAACGCCTGGGTGCGTGCGGATACTGCCGTCGAGTGGGAGGTGACCGATTATCAGGCTGCGCTCGATCGCGGTGCTATGGCGCTGTTTGGCGAGAAGTATGGCGACCGCGTGCGCATGGTGACGGTTGGCTGCGCGGAACAGGAGCCGCGAGCCAGGGATCAGGAGCTGGAGCATGCATCTTCACCGCCTGACCCCCAGCTTCTGACTGCCGGCGTGATGTGCTCGCGCGAGCTGTGCGGCGGCACGCATGTGGCGCGCACCGGCGAGATCGGCTTCTTCCGGATCGTGAGCGAGAGCAGCGTGGCCGGCGGCGTGCGCCGGATCGAGGCGCTAACCGGTGTGGGCGCCGAGGCCTGGGTCGATGCGCAGGCCACCACGCTGCGCGATCTCGCCGGGCGGCTGGGCGTGCCGCCAGCCGGCGCGCTCGATCGGCTCGACGCGCTGCTGGGTGAGCTGAAGCAGCGCCAGGGCGAGCTCGAGGCGCTGCGCGCGCAGTCGGCGCGTGGTGCGCTCGAAAGCATGCTGGGGCAGGTGCAGCATCACAATGGCCTGGCCTACCTGGCCGCGCGGGTCGAGGCGCCCGATGCCACGCACCTGCGCGAGATGGGCGACTGGCTGCGCGACAAGATCGGCAGCGGCGTGGTGGTACTTGGCGCGCTGGTGGGCGAAAAGCCACAGATCCTGGCGGTCGTCACGCCCGATCTGGTCAAGCGCGGCCTGCATGCAGGCACCATGGTCAAGGCGCTGGCCCAGCTGATGGGCGGCGGCGGCGGCGGCCGGCCCGACATGGCCCAGGCCGGTGGGCGCGATGCCGGCAAGCTGGATGAGGCGCTGGCCCAGGTTGGCCGGCTGGTGGCCGAGCAGATCACGAAATAA